In Sphingopyxis sp. FD7, a single window of DNA contains:
- a CDS encoding alpha/beta fold hydrolase, whose translation MADVMSDVATNPEISKSIVAGGIRTNYHDQGEGPPVVFIHGSGPGVSAWANWRLILPKMSRKTRTIALDMVGFGFTDRPENFSYNVEAWVEHLLGFLDALGLEQVDLVGNSFGGAISLAAAIRHPARFRRLVLMGSGGIKGPMTPGLDEVWGYTPSIENMRRLLDIFAYNRDLVNDELAQLRYEASIRPGFQESYSQMFPAPRQRWFDSLACNEDDLRSLPHQTLIVHGREDRVVSVEDAYRMESLIRRAQLHVFGECGHWTQIEQSERFAQLVCNFLAEAAPNEPLPLG comes from the coding sequence ATGGCAGATGTCATGAGCGATGTGGCCACCAATCCCGAAATTTCCAAGTCGATCGTGGCAGGCGGCATTCGTACAAACTACCATGATCAGGGGGAAGGCCCGCCAGTTGTTTTCATCCACGGGTCGGGACCGGGTGTTTCAGCATGGGCGAACTGGCGTTTGATCTTGCCGAAAATGTCGCGCAAAACACGGACGATCGCGCTGGACATGGTCGGCTTTGGCTTCACCGATCGCCCTGAGAACTTCAGCTACAATGTCGAAGCCTGGGTCGAACACTTGCTTGGCTTCCTGGATGCTCTCGGCCTCGAACAAGTCGATCTTGTCGGCAACTCGTTTGGCGGCGCGATATCACTGGCCGCCGCAATCCGACACCCCGCGCGCTTTCGACGTCTCGTGCTTATGGGCAGTGGCGGTATCAAGGGCCCGATGACGCCAGGCCTGGACGAAGTCTGGGGCTATACACCCTCGATCGAGAACATGCGCCGCCTTCTCGATATCTTTGCGTACAACCGCGATCTGGTGAACGATGAACTCGCCCAACTGAGGTACGAAGCAAGTATCAGGCCTGGTTTCCAGGAATCCTATAGCCAGATGTTTCCCGCGCCACGTCAGCGTTGGTTTGACTCGCTTGCCTGTAACGAAGACGATTTGCGCAGCCTTCCACACCAAACCCTGATTGTTCACGGCCGTGAAGACCGCGTCGTGAGTGTGGAGGACGCGTATCGCATGGAAAGCCTGATCAGACGTGCGCAACTGCATGTGTTTGGGGAATGCGGTCACTGGACGCAGATCGAGCAATCCGAGAGGTTTGCACAGCTCGTCTGCAATTTCCTTGCCGAAGCTGCCCCCAACGAACCTCTGCCCCTCGGCTGA
- a CDS encoding 2Fe-2S iron-sulfur cluster binding domain-containing protein, whose amino-acid sequence MTNSPLPNALARSGQDGFLRIHIVELDATVQIGKAETVYSAIRGLFGQRQARGCLHGGCGLCLIGVLRGQVNQLGPMSRDKLQTVSLASKAKLACRIGAATDLEIELGPRLRRCGAPQT is encoded by the coding sequence GTGACGAATTCGCCTCTCCCGAATGCGTTGGCCCGGTCCGGACAGGATGGCTTTCTCAGGATCCACATCGTCGAACTTGATGCGACAGTTCAGATCGGAAAGGCCGAAACCGTTTATTCAGCGATCCGAGGCCTCTTTGGGCAGAGGCAAGCTCGAGGTTGCCTGCATGGCGGATGCGGCTTGTGCCTGATTGGCGTCCTGCGTGGACAGGTCAATCAACTAGGCCCGATGAGCCGGGATAAGCTCCAGACTGTTTCACTCGCATCGAAAGCCAAATTGGCGTGCAGGATAGGTGCTGCAACAGATCTCGAAATCGAACTTGGCCCAAGATTGCGGCGCTGCGGCGCACCACAGACATAG
- a CDS encoding aromatic ring-hydroxylating dioxygenase subunit alpha, with protein sequence MNEQEGYIDPRIYTDEDLYQLELEQIFARSWLLLCHETHIPNPGDYLAAYMGEDPVVVVRQKDMSIKVFLNQCRHRGMRICRDDGGNAKSFTCSYHGWAFDIAGSLVNVPYEKEAYYNELDKERWSPIQARVDTYKGLVFANWDREAPSLIEYLSDATPYMDHMLDRTEAGTEAVIGMQKWVLPCNWKFAAEQFGSDMYHAGTVSHLSGVLAGLPADMDLGDAQIPTNGVQFRAKWGGHGTGFFIDQPGILEAIMGPKITKYWTEGPAAEKAAQRLGGELRGSRLMAQHMTIFPTCSFLPGINTVRTWQPRGPHETEAWIFVVVPADAPEEIKDEFRKQTVRTFSAGGVFEQDDGDNWVEIQRVLRGAVARSQVLNTQMGLGHSRTDHPDYSGIISNVYAEESARGFYTQWRRMMTEPSWNTLAPTA encoded by the coding sequence GTGAATGAGCAGGAAGGATATATCGACCCGAGGATATATACCGACGAGGATCTCTACCAGCTGGAGCTTGAGCAGATTTTTGCTCGTTCTTGGCTGCTCTTGTGCCACGAAACTCACATACCCAATCCCGGCGACTATCTGGCCGCCTACATGGGCGAAGATCCCGTAGTCGTGGTTCGCCAGAAGGACATGTCGATCAAGGTGTTTCTCAACCAGTGCCGTCATCGCGGCATGCGAATCTGTCGCGACGATGGAGGAAACGCCAAGTCGTTCACTTGCAGTTACCATGGGTGGGCATTCGATATCGCCGGAAGCCTCGTCAATGTCCCGTACGAGAAGGAAGCCTATTACAACGAACTCGACAAGGAGCGCTGGAGCCCGATCCAGGCACGCGTGGACACCTATAAGGGGCTGGTTTTCGCGAACTGGGATCGTGAAGCCCCGTCGCTGATTGAATATCTCAGCGACGCGACTCCTTACATGGACCACATGCTCGATCGGACCGAGGCGGGCACTGAGGCCGTGATCGGCATGCAGAAATGGGTCCTGCCCTGCAATTGGAAGTTCGCTGCCGAGCAGTTCGGGAGCGACATGTACCATGCCGGAACCGTATCGCATCTCTCTGGCGTGCTCGCAGGTCTACCGGCCGATATGGATCTCGGCGACGCTCAGATCCCTACAAATGGCGTACAGTTCCGTGCGAAGTGGGGCGGTCATGGTACGGGTTTCTTCATCGATCAACCCGGAATTCTCGAAGCGATCATGGGGCCGAAAATCACTAAGTACTGGACCGAGGGCCCGGCCGCCGAAAAAGCGGCGCAACGTCTGGGAGGCGAACTGCGAGGCAGCCGCCTGATGGCCCAGCACATGACGATTTTCCCGACTTGCTCGTTCCTTCCCGGAATCAATACGGTCAGGACCTGGCAGCCGCGAGGTCCGCACGAGACCGAGGCATGGATCTTCGTTGTGGTTCCTGCCGACGCTCCGGAGGAGATCAAAGACGAATTCCGCAAGCAAACCGTCCGGACATTCTCGGCCGGGGGCGTGTTCGAACAAGATGACGGCGATAACTGGGTGGAGATCCAGCGCGTGCTGCGAGGCGCGGTGGCAAGGTCTCAGGTACTCAACACCCAGATGGGCCTCGGCCATTCGCGAACCGACCATCCCGATTATTCCGGGATCATTTCCAACGTTTACGCAGAGGAATCCGCTCGCGGCTTCTACACCCAATGGCGCCGGATGATGACCGAGCCATCGTGGAACACGCTGGCTCCGACGGCCTGA
- a CDS encoding alpha/beta fold hydrolase yields MANLQDFETCHRHVNVRGVRLHYVEMGEGPLVVLIHGFPELWYSWRHQIPAIAAQGYRVIAVDQRGYGSSSKFGGPDQYRLRNMVDDIVALIAALGEESAILIGHDWGAVVAWTAAWLHPEVVDGVAGIAIPFSGRGQIALPGNPFGELPPSQIDPIISGPDKIFYQEHFGGMAAIFDEIEADLARWVKGITWSVSGEALAAAGYAPDGIDPVEFIRASPMCVPHGAKLSDLFAIPATMPDWFNDADLEVFVDALQLSGFAGPLSFYRNMEDNWNELAPFVGKPVECPSMFIGGEFDVCTHWGADAIEQAPDHIPNWLGARIVAGAGHWIQQEKPDETNAILTEFLSSLRAD; encoded by the coding sequence ATGGCGAACCTACAAGATTTTGAGACCTGTCACCGGCATGTCAATGTACGTGGTGTCCGCCTGCATTATGTCGAGATGGGTGAAGGTCCCTTGGTTGTATTGATCCATGGGTTTCCTGAACTCTGGTATTCATGGCGCCATCAGATCCCTGCGATTGCCGCACAGGGGTATCGAGTCATCGCAGTCGATCAGCGGGGCTATGGCTCTTCGTCAAAATTCGGGGGGCCTGATCAATACCGCCTCCGCAATATGGTGGATGACATAGTCGCCTTGATCGCTGCGCTGGGTGAGGAGTCGGCAATACTGATTGGCCACGATTGGGGGGCAGTCGTGGCCTGGACCGCTGCGTGGCTTCACCCGGAGGTGGTCGACGGAGTGGCGGGCATCGCTATTCCTTTTTCCGGCAGAGGGCAGATTGCTCTTCCAGGAAACCCCTTCGGCGAACTTCCGCCAAGCCAGATCGATCCGATCATTTCCGGACCGGACAAAATCTTCTATCAGGAACACTTCGGTGGAATGGCCGCCATTTTTGATGAAATCGAGGCCGACCTGGCCAGGTGGGTCAAAGGCATAACCTGGTCTGTCTCGGGCGAAGCTCTGGCGGCCGCGGGCTATGCTCCTGACGGAATCGATCCGGTTGAGTTCATCAGGGCCAGTCCGATGTGCGTACCGCATGGGGCCAAGCTGTCGGACCTTTTCGCCATTCCTGCGACGATGCCCGATTGGTTCAATGATGCCGATCTTGAAGTGTTCGTCGACGCATTGCAGTTGAGCGGTTTCGCCGGTCCCCTGAGCTTCTATCGCAACATGGAGGACAATTGGAACGAACTTGCGCCGTTTGTCGGAAAGCCGGTCGAATGTCCGTCAATGTTCATCGGCGGAGAATTCGATGTGTGCACGCACTGGGGTGCCGATGCCATCGAGCAGGCTCCAGATCATATTCCGAATTGGCTGGGTGCCAGAATCGTGGCCGGTGCCGGTCATTGGATCCAGCAAGAGAAGCCCGATGAAACGAACGCGATTCTGACGGAATTTCTGTCTTCGCTTCGCGCTGACTAG
- a CDS encoding VOC family protein gives MTIARLGYLGFEATDLGAWRSFANDTLGMMSAASGKDCDRYRLDSRAWRLAVHNGQSDDIAYAGFEVADAAALAATVSRLRQMGYELTEESEDLKSDRGVLGLASVIDPSGVRIEIYYGATELFEVPFVSPVGVSSFVTGEQGFGHFVLTTPDIEESKKFYIEGLGMELSDIIDWDLGPGGKPKLHFFNCNRRHHTLALLPAPSPKRLHHFMVESASLDDVGRAIDRMERDSRILITFGRHTNDHMYSFYGITPSGFAVEFGCTPRDVDRSWSVVRYDSISMWGHKFIPPE, from the coding sequence ATGACTATTGCCCGTCTCGGATATCTCGGCTTCGAAGCGACGGATCTCGGCGCATGGAGAAGCTTTGCAAACGACACACTTGGCATGATGTCGGCGGCAAGCGGCAAGGATTGCGACCGATACAGGCTGGATTCCCGTGCCTGGCGCCTCGCTGTGCATAATGGTCAATCGGACGACATTGCCTATGCCGGTTTTGAAGTTGCCGATGCTGCAGCTCTCGCGGCTACTGTCAGTCGATTGCGTCAGATGGGTTATGAGCTGACGGAAGAATCCGAGGATCTCAAATCTGATCGCGGCGTCCTCGGTCTGGCATCGGTCATCGACCCCTCAGGCGTGAGGATCGAGATCTACTATGGCGCAACCGAATTGTTTGAGGTTCCTTTCGTCTCGCCGGTTGGCGTTTCCTCATTTGTAACCGGCGAGCAGGGTTTTGGGCATTTTGTTCTGACAACACCGGATATCGAGGAATCGAAGAAGTTCTACATCGAGGGCCTCGGGATGGAACTTTCCGACATTATCGATTGGGACCTCGGTCCTGGTGGCAAGCCCAAGCTGCACTTCTTCAATTGCAATCGGCGGCACCACACCCTCGCGCTTTTGCCCGCACCCTCACCCAAGCGGCTGCACCACTTCATGGTGGAATCTGCGTCACTCGACGATGTCGGCCGCGCGATTGATCGCATGGAGCGCGACTCTCGAATCCTCATTACTTTCGGCCGCCATACAAACGATCACATGTATTCCTTCTATGGAATCACACCTTCGGGTTTCGCGGTAGAGTTCGGTTGTACGCCACGCGATGTTGATCGCTCTTGGTCGGTCGTTCGCTATGACAGCATCAGCATGTGGGGGCATAAATTCATTCCTCCGGAATGA
- a CDS encoding catechol 2,3-dioxygenase, producing the protein MSIVRLGHVQIKVMNIDEAVDHYTNIVGMSVTATESDGKVYLKCWDEWDKYSLILEPSESAGLDHLAFKVATDADLDNLANRIAGHGRKVEVLSPGDISGCGRAIAFELPSSHRVVLFAEKELLGTEVGDINPHPWPDGIHGIGVHWLDHLALVCEFDPARGINTVADNARFMQEALDFKLTEQCLAGPDGSLQLAAFLTRSNTPHDIAFVPGPTSGLHHIAFYLEDWNSVLKAADIVAKSGKQPSLTPNRHGMTRGATFYMFDPSGNRNETFAGLGYLAAQDRPVVTWTEDQLDRGLFFLGGENRSFLEVYS; encoded by the coding sequence ATGTCGATCGTACGCCTTGGGCATGTCCAGATCAAAGTGATGAACATTGATGAGGCTGTTGACCACTACACCAACATTGTTGGGATGAGCGTCACGGCTACCGAGTCCGACGGAAAGGTCTATCTGAAGTGCTGGGATGAGTGGGACAAATATTCATTGATCCTCGAACCTTCTGAGAGCGCAGGACTGGACCACCTGGCGTTCAAAGTGGCGACTGATGCTGACCTGGACAACCTCGCCAATCGGATCGCCGGACACGGGCGTAAAGTAGAAGTACTTAGCCCGGGTGACATTTCCGGGTGCGGTCGCGCGATTGCATTTGAATTGCCTAGCTCTCACCGCGTCGTGCTTTTCGCAGAGAAGGAATTGCTTGGAACCGAGGTCGGCGACATCAATCCGCACCCCTGGCCCGACGGCATTCACGGCATTGGCGTGCATTGGCTCGATCACCTTGCGCTCGTCTGTGAGTTCGACCCTGCAAGGGGCATCAACACAGTGGCCGACAATGCCCGGTTCATGCAAGAAGCGCTGGATTTCAAGCTCACCGAGCAGTGCCTTGCCGGGCCTGATGGATCCCTGCAACTGGCTGCTTTTCTGACGCGCAGCAATACACCTCATGACATCGCCTTCGTGCCTGGTCCTACCTCGGGCCTGCATCACATCGCCTTCTATCTCGAAGACTGGAACTCGGTCTTGAAGGCTGCAGACATCGTTGCAAAGTCGGGCAAGCAACCGAGTCTCACACCAAATCGTCATGGCATGACGCGCGGCGCCACATTCTACATGTTTGATCCTTCAGGAAACAGGAACGAGACCTTTGCCGGACTGGGCTATCTGGCCGCGCAGGATCGACCGGTCGTAACTTGGACCGAGGACCAGCTTGATCGTGGCTTGTTCTTTCTTGGGGGCGAAAACCGCTCATTCCTGGAAGTGTACAGCTGA
- a CDS encoding aromatic-ring-hydroxylating dioxygenase subunit beta, translating into MTTLLAETSRRLANSVDSETQHMVEQFYYLESALLDSRDYDEWLDLFTEDMHYYMPIRRNQTRRNKDAEFYEDGAFAHFDDDMTTMRGRIRKATSDLSWCENPGSRTRHVITNVIVRKGADANTFEVSAAFVVYRNRQERQTDFFVGERRDTLRIADTEFGFSIAKRTILLDQATVLANNISVFF; encoded by the coding sequence ATGACAACCCTGCTTGCAGAAACTTCGCGGCGCCTTGCCAACTCGGTGGATTCCGAGACCCAGCACATGGTGGAACAGTTCTACTATCTCGAGTCCGCCCTCCTCGACAGTCGTGACTATGATGAATGGCTCGATCTGTTCACTGAGGACATGCATTATTACATGCCGATCCGGCGCAATCAGACGCGCAGGAACAAGGATGCCGAGTTCTACGAAGATGGGGCCTTTGCCCACTTTGACGACGACATGACGACGATGCGTGGGCGAATCCGCAAGGCAACGTCCGATCTGAGCTGGTGTGAGAATCCCGGCTCTCGAACGCGACACGTGATTACCAATGTGATCGTGCGCAAGGGAGCCGACGCTAATACTTTCGAGGTCAGCGCGGCGTTCGTTGTCTATCGCAATCGCCAGGAACGTCAGACGGATTTCTTCGTCGGTGAACGGCGAGACACGTTGCGAATTGCTGACACAGAATTCGGTTTCAGCATCGCCAAGAGGACCATCCTTCTGGATCAGGCGACGGTGCTCGCCAACAACATCAGCGTGTTCTTCTAG